Sequence from the Spartinivicinus poritis genome:
ATTAAACTGAGTGACTTTTTACCCCGTTTCAATTTGTTTAACTTACCTTCTGCCATGCGTTTAGCTTGATCGGCTGTCTTATAGGTGTCACGTAGGGTGTATTTAGGCTCACCCCCACCCACAATTACTTGAATTTTTTGTTGCTTTTCTTCAGAGAACCAATAGGTTTGCACAGATTGGTAATCATTCCTTTCATTAATGGTCACACGGCCTTTACTGTTGTGTGGGTCGTTAATATGAACTATGGGTAATGGCTGGTTACGGATGTTTTTGCTATCGCCCTTGGTTACGATATACAGCTTATTAGCCATAGCTTTGGCGATGGCATTGTTTTCCTTAGTTAATCGAGTGAGTAGGTTAAGGTCGCTTTCTGCCCGTTGATCAATGTGCTCAA
This genomic interval carries:
- a CDS encoding phage late control D family protein, with the translated sequence MVLEEALEEDNLTIHAKAANMKGSIKAPHDTSYDNITLKALADIIANKHGYQVAISPELANIQFEHIDQRAESDLNLLTRLTKENNAIAKAMANKLYIVTKGDSKNIRNQPLPIVHINDPHNSKGRVTINERNDYQSVQTYWFSEEKQQKIQVIVGGGEPKYTLRDTYKTADQAKRMAEGKLNKLKRGKKSLSLIRPLSPEIVAESKLIIANHKASANGEWVVKTVEHTVGSGSFSETSIEGVLPRK